In Solidesulfovibrio carbinoliphilus subsp. oakridgensis, the sequence CAGGGCCGATTGGGCCGACCGGCGCTCCAGGCTGTCGGTGGCCGAAACATAGAGCCGGTCTTTGAGGATATCGAGGTAAAAGGCCGACAAATCCGTGACGCACAGGTTGTGGAGGCCGTGGAAGACCTTGTGGAATTCGTAGGCCTGGTAGGCCTCGGCCATGCGCCCGTGTTCCCGGGTCGCGGTGTCGAGCGCATACCGGTCAAGGGGCAGCATGTCCGCCGGAGCCACGTCGTTTGCCGCCGGATCGAAGTCCGAGAGGTTCCCCAGGATGAACCGGCAGGTGTTGCGGATGCGGCGGTAGGCCTCGACCAGCCGGGCCAGGATCTCGTCCGAGATGCGGATGTCGTCGCGGTAGTCCACGGCGGAGGTCCACAGGCGCAGGATCTCCGCCCCGTGCTTGTCGATGATCTCCTGGGGCTCCATGCCGTTGCCAAGCGACTTCGACATCTTGCGCCCGTCCCCGTCGACCACGTAGCCGTGGGTCAGGACCTGGCGGTAGGGGGCGACGCCGCGCGTGCCCAGGGCGGCGAGCAGCGAGCTGTGAAACCAGCCCCGGTGCTGGTCCGAACCCTCGAGGTACAGATCGGCCGGGAACTTGAGCTCCGGACGCTTTTCGAGCACGGCCGCAAAGCTCGTGCCCGAGTCGAACCAGACGTCCAGGATATCGGTTTCCTTGCGAAAATGCGTGCCGCCGCACTGCGGGCAGGTAAGCCCCGCGGGCACGAGCTCGGCCAGATCCGACTCGAACCACCAGTCGCAGCCGCGCTCGTGGTCCGCGAATTTCGAGGCGACCGAGCGCATCCAGGCGGCGTCGTTGTAGGCCGTGTCGCAGGATTCGCAGAGAAGGGCCAGGATCGGTACGCCCCAGGTCCGTTGGCGCGAGATGCACCAGTCCGGCCGGCCGGCGATCATATTGTGGATGCGTTCCTTGCCCCAGGCCGGAATCCACTCCACGCCGTTTTCAATGGCGTCAAGGGCCTTGCCGCGCAGATTGCCGGCTTCCATGGAAATGAACCACTGGGTGGTGGCCCGGAAGATGACCGGCTCCTTGCACCGCCAGCAGTGGGGATAGGAGTGCTTGATCTTGCGTCTGGCCAGAAGGGTGCCGGTCTCCTCCAGCTTTTCGATGACCTTGGGGTTGGCCTCCCACACGGTAAGTCCCGCGAAATAGGGAACCACGTCGAGGAACCGGCCGGAGTCGTCGAGCGGCGAGAGGACCTCCAGTTCGTAGCGAAGACCGGTCTCGTAGTCCTCGCGGCCATGGCCCGGGGCGGTGTGGACCAGCCCCGTGCCGGCGTCGAGGGTCACGTAGTCGGCCACGACCATGGGCGAGGGGCGGTCGTAAAAGGGATGGCGGGCGACAAGCCCCTCCAGGGCCGCGCCCTTGGCCTCGGCCAGGATTGCCGCGTCCTGCCAGCCGAAGAGCTCGCGCACGGACTCCAGTAGTTCCCGGGCCAGGACGTACTGGCTGCCGCCGGCGGAAACGAGGGCGTAGTCGAACTCGGGGTGCAGCGCCACGGCCATGTTGTCCGGGAGCGTCCAGGGCGTGGTGGTCCAGATGGCGGCATAGGCCCGGACCGGATCGGCCATGGGGAAGATGTCTTTGAGCTTCGGGTCGGGCAGGGGGAAGCGCACGAAGACCGACGGGGAGGTTTCGTCGGCGTATTCCACCTCGGCCTCGGCCAGGGCGGTCTTGCAGGACAGACACCAGTGGATGGGTTTCTTGCCCCGGTAGACCGAGCCGCGCTCCACGAAATCGCACAGAGCCAGGGCGGTGGCCGCCTCGTAGGAGGGGCGCATGGTGAGGTAGGGATCGTCCCAGTCGCCAAAAACGCCAAGGCGCTTGAATTCCTTGCGCTGGATATCGACGAACTTGGTGGCATAGTCCCGGCACAGGCGCCGGACGGTCACGGCCGGCAGGTTCTCCTTGCCCTTGGCCTTGAGCTCCTGGGACACCTTGTGTTCGATGGGCAGGCCGTGGCAGTCCCAGCCGGGCACGTAGGGAGCCTGGTTGCCGGCGAGGTGGCGGGACTTGACGATGATATCTTTGAGAATTTTGTTGAGCGCGTGGCCCATGTGCAGGTGGCCGTTGGCGTAGGGCGGGCCGTCGTGGAGCACGTAGCGGGGGGCCGACTCCCGGTCGGCCAGCATGCGACGGTAGACGTCGTTTTCGGCCCAGAATTTGAGTGTCTCGGGTTCCTTTTCCTTGAGATTGGCCTTCATGGGAAAGGAGGTCTGGGGGAGCTTCAGGGTCTTTTTGTAATCGCTGCTCATGATGGGTCCTTGCGCTTGTCCCGGGGTCCTCGCGACGCCGGAGAAACCGCCTGTTTGAAACAAGGCGGTCCGGAAGTCAAGGAATCGGGGAGGGAGGCGATGTGGCGACGTCCCGGCGGCCGCCCTCCCGTCGGCCAGGAGGGCGGCTTGCGGCAAACCCCTTGCCCATAAGCCCGAAGTGGCATATCCCTTGGCGGTTCCGCTTTTGTCGTTCCACCCTCTAAAAAAAATACCTACGCCCATGCCCAAACGGACGGACATCAAGAAAATCATGATCATCGGCTCGGGGCCCATTGTCATCGGACAGGCCTGCGAGTTCGACTACTCCGGCTCACAGGCGGCCAAGGCCCTCAAGGAAGAGGGGTACGAGGTGGTCCTGGTCAATTCCAACCCCGCCACCATCATGACCGACCCCGGTCTGGCCGATCGCACCTACATCGAACCCATCGAGCCGGGCACCGTCGCCCGTATCATCGCCCGGGAAAAGCCGGACGCCATCCTGCCGACCCTTGGCGGCCAGACCGGCCTCAATACGGCGGTCGCCCTGGCCGAGTCCGGCGTTCTGGCCGCACACGGGGTGGAACTTATCGGCGCGTCGCTCGACGTCATCAAAAAGGCCGAGTCCCGTGACCTGTTTCGCAAGGCCATGGAGAACATCGGGCTCAAGGTCCCCAAAAGCGGCATCTGCCACACCATGGACGATGTCCGGGAGTGGGGCAGGAAGATCGCCTTCCCCATCATCGTGCGCCCGGCCTTCACGCTCGGCGGCACGGGCGGCGGCGTGGCCTACAACATGGAGGATCTGGAAAAGATCAGCTCCGTGGGCCTGGCCGCCAGCATGAAAAGCGAGATCATGCTCGAACAGTCGGTCCTCGGCTGGAAGGAATTCGAGCTCGAGGTCATGCGCGACCGGGCGGACAACTGTGTCATCATCTGCTCGATCGAAAACATCGATCCCATGGGTGTGCACACCGGCGACTCGGCCACGGTCGCCCCGATCCAGACGCTGACCGACGACGAATACCAGAAGATGCGAAACGCCTCCATTGCCATCATGCGCGAGATCGGCGTGGAAACCGGCGGCTCCAACGTCCAGTTCGCGGTCAATCCGGCCGACGGCGAGATGGTGATCATCGAGATGAACCCGCGCGTGTCGCGGTCCTCGGCGCTGGCCTCCAAGGCCACCGGCTTTCCCATCGCCAAGATCGCGGCCAAGCTGGCGGTCGGCTATACGCTCGACGAGATCCCAAACGACATCACCCGCGAAACCATGGCCTCCTTCGAGCCGACCATCGACTACTGCGTGGTCAAGATCCCGCGCTTCACCTTCGAGAAATTCCCGGGCTCCGAGGACTACCTGACCACGGCCATGAAGAGCGTGGGCGAGGCCATGAGCATTGGCCGCAATTTCAAGGAAGCCCTGCAAAAGGGACTGCGTTCGCTTGAGATCGGCGTTTCCGGCCTTGGCCCGGACACCGAGGCCTGCGACCCGGACCGGGAGCAGCTTCTGGCCGACATGCGCAAGCCCAATTCCAAGCGGCTGTTCCAGATCCGCCAAGCCATGCGCTGCGGTGTCAGCCTCGAGGAACTCTTCGACGCCACCTGGGTCGATCCCTGGTTCCTGCGCCAGATCAAAGAGATCGTGGACATGGAAACCGAGCTTGCCGCCTTCCCCAAAGAACAGGTGGCGGCGGGCAATGCCAAATGCCGGGAGCTTTTGATCGCGGCCAAGAAAAACGGCTTTTCCGACCCTCAGATCGCGGCCCTCTTTCGTCTGCCGTCGCACCTGGACGCCCGGAAGCTGCGCCAGGACATGGGCATCAACCCCACCTACTATCTGGTTGATACCTGCGCCGGCGAGTTCGAGGCCTACACCCCGTATTACTATTCGACCTACGAGACCGGCCGGGAAGTGGCTCCCAAGCCCGCCCGCAAGGTGGTGATCCTCGGCGGCGGTCCCAACCGCATCGGCCAGGGCATCGAGTTCGACTACTGCTGCTGCCACGCCTCCTACGCCCTGCGCGAGATGGGCGTGGAGTCGATCATGGTCAACTCCAATCCCGAGACCGTGTCCACGGATTACGACACGTCGGACCGCCTCTATTTCGAGCCCCTGACCTTCGAGGACGTGCTCAATATCCTGGAGTCCGAGAAGCCCGAAGGCGTCATCGTCCAGTTCGGCGGCCAGACGCCGCTGAACCTGGCCGTGCCGCTTCTAAAGGCCGGGGTCCGCATCCTCGGCACCTCGCCGGACAGCATCGACCGGGCCGAGGATCGGGAACGGTTCCAGGCCATGCTCCACAAGCTCGGCCTGCGCCAGCCGGCCAACGGCACGGCCTTTGCCGTGGAAGAAGCCTGCGAGATCGCGGACAAGATCGGCTACCCCGTGGTGGTCCGCCCGTCCTATGTCCTGGGTGGCCGGGCCATGGAGATCGTCTACGACCGCAAGGACCTCGAGAACTACTTTAAGTATGCCGTGGTCGCCTCGGGCAAGCACCCGATCCTGGTCGACAAGTTCCTGGTCAACGCCATCGAGGTGGACGTGGACGCCGTGTCCGACGGCACGGACACCTACGTGGCCGGCGTCATGGAGCACATCGAGGAAGCCGGCATCCACTCCGGCGATTCGGCCTGCGTGCTGCCGCCCCACAGCCTCTCCCCGGAGCTGATCCGGGAAATCGAGCGCCAGACCGTGGCCCTGGCCGAGGAACTCGGCGTCATCGGCCTCATGAACATCCAGTTCGCGGTCAAAGACGGCGACATCTACATCCTCGAAGTCAACCCCCGGGCCTCCCGAACCTCGCCCTTCGTGTCCAAGGCCACGGGCGTGCCCCTGGCCAAGCTCGCGACCAACGTGATCATGGGCAAGAAGCTCAAGGACCTGAATCCCTGGGCCGAGCGCAAGAGCGGCTACTACGCGGTCAAGGAATCGGTCTTCCCGTTCAACCGCTTCCCGGGCGTGGATGTGCTTCTTGGACCGGAGATGCGGTCCACGGGCGAGGTCATGGGCATCGACGCGTCGGTGGGCCTGGCCTTCATGAAAAGCCAGCTCGGGGCCGGACAGAACCTTCCCCTTTCCGGAACCGTGTTTATATCTGTGGCCGACGGGGCCAAGGACGATGTTCTGCCGGCTGCCCAAATTCTCAGCGAAGTCGGGTTCCGGATCATGGCCACCAAGGGCACGGCCGCCTATCTCGAAGGGAAGGGCATTGCCGTGACCACGGTCATGAAGGTCTTTGAAGGCCGGCCCCATGTGGTCGACCACATGAAGAACCGGGAGATCGACCTGGTCATCAACCTCGTCGGGGACAAGCGCACGGTGCGCGATTCCATGGCCCTTCGCCAGACGGCCCTTTTATACGGCATCCCCTACACGACCACCGCGGCCGGCGCCAAAGCCATGGCCCAGGCCATCCGGGAGATGGGGGGCAAGGGCCTGACCGTCAAAAGCTTGCAGGAGTATTACGGGGCCAACTAGCCCCGCACGGCGCACCATGAAAAAGGAATACTGCGGACTTTTCGGCATTTACGGCCATCCCGAGGCCGCGCGCATGGCCTACTTCGGCCTCTACGCCCTGCAGCACCGTGGGCAGGAGTCGGCCGGCATCGTCACCTGGGACGGCACGCGCATCCGCGAACAGCGGGGCATGGGCCTGGTGGCGGATGTCTTTAGCGAACGCCATCTCGGCAAGGAGCTCAAGGGCACGGTGGCGGTGGGGCACATCCGCTATTCCACCACCGGGGCCTCGCTCCTTCGCAACTGCCAGCCGTTTCTCGTCCGTTTCGGCGACTACCACATGGCCATCGCCCACAACGGCAACCTGGTCAACACCATGGAGCTGCGCGAGGAGTTGGAAGCCACGGGCTCCATCTTCCAGACCACCATCGATTCCGAGGTATTCGTCCATCTCATCGCCAAATACCTGAACGGCAACTCCCTGGAAGAGGCGGTGATCAAGGCCTGCAACAAGGTCAAGGGCGCCTATTCCATCCTGCTTTTAGCCAACGACAAGATCATTGCCGTGCGCGACCCCCACGGCATCCGGCCGCTCATGCTCGGCCGGCTTGGCGATGCCTACGTCCTGGCCTCCGAGACCTGCGCCTTCGACCTCATGGAGGCCGAGGCCATCCGTTCGGTGGCGCCGGGCGAAATGCTCGTCATCCAGGACCGGCGGCTCCAGTCCTACCGCATAAGCGACCCCCAGCCCGCCCGCCAGTGCATTTTCGAGCTGGTCTACTTCGCCCGGCCCGACTCGGAAGTCTTCGGCGAGGTGGTCTACGAGCGGCGCAAGCAGATGGGTTCTATCCTGGCCAACGAGGCCCCGGTCGACGCCGACTACGTCATGCCTTTTCCGGATTCCGGGTTCTACGCGGCCATCGGCTATTCCCAGGCTTCGGGACTGCCCTTTGAAATGAGCATGGTGCGCAACCACTACGTGGGCCGCACCTTCATCCAGCCCTCCCAGGACATGCGCGATTTCAGCGTCCGGGTGAAGCTCAATCCGGTCAAGAGCATGATCAAGGGCAAGCGCATCCTCATTGTCGAGGATTCCATCGTGCGCGGCACCACCATAAGGACCCGGGTCAAACGGCTTCGGGAACTGGGGGCCCGGGAGATCCACATGCGCGTCTCCTGTCCGCCCATCCGCTTCCCCTGTTTTTACGGCATCGACTTTTCCTCCAAGGGCGAACTCATCGCCGCCCACCAGAGCGTGGACGAGATCGCCAGGTTCATCGGCCTCGATTCCCTGCATTACCTGTCCCTCGAAGGGCTGCTCGAAGCCGTGCGCGGCAACGTCGGCGAGCCTCAGTACTGCATGGCCTGCTTCGACGGCAACTACATCATCCCGCCCTGTGCCGAGGGGCTCAAAACCTGCCTGGACGACGCGTCCCTGGCCCTTTCCTGGTAGGCCGCCATGCCTTTTTCCCTGAATCTCGATCTGGCCGGGGCCAAGGACAAGTCGCTTTCGAAGCTGCTTTTGTCCTCGGCCCGGCAGTTTCTTCGGGAATATGGCGAGGTGCGGGACCTGGCCCTGGACACCAAGGCCCGGTCCATCCGCGTGGAAGTGCTGCCGGTGGGGGAAAGCGAACCGATCAAGGTCGCGGTCGAGGGTTACGGCCTGACCACCGACTCCACGGGCCGGGGCTGGCTCACGTTCACCAGCCTTTCCACCTCGCGGGAGTGGCTGACCCTTCTCGCCGCCAAGGTCCTGCCGGACAAGCGTCTGCCCTTGCCGCCGGGAGCGCCCATGGGAATTTTGCAGTCGATTCTATAATCGGTTCCGGTCCCGGCCACGGCCGGGACAAGGATCGCAAAGGCGCGGCGGAGATGTTTTCCCGTTGCGCCTTTTCCTTTTTCGCCGTCTTGTCCGGACACTGGCGAGGCCGCATTTACACGAACTTCGGGCCCTGGCATAGTGCGCGAACCCGAACCGGCGGTCTTCGGGGCCGGCCGGTATCGCTACAACAACCAAGGTGTCTCATGCAGCAAACGTCCCTTGATGTGAACCGTCGCGCCAAGGTGTTCAAGGCGCTTGGCCACCCGAGCCGTCTCCTCATGGTGGAGGCCCTCGGCGAGGGCGAGAAATGTGTGTGCGAATTGCAGGAACTGGTCGGCTCGGACATGTCGACCGTATCCAAGCACCTGGGTGTGCTCAGGGAAGCCGGCCTCGTCCAGGACGACCGGCGGGGCACCAACATCTACTATTCCCTGCGCATGCGTTGCGTGACCTCTTTTTTGGGCTGCGTGCAGCGTTTTTTCGACCAGCAGTTGGAGGACCAGTTCCTCCATCTGGAGGATCTGCGCAAGCAGGCCCGTTCCTAGGCCTGTCCGCCCGGGCCGGGCCCTGGCGGCCGTGGCCGGAAAAAATCGAAGAGGAGGGGCAGGGACATTCCGCTTGCATCTGTCACACGAATTTTATAAAATTCGTGTCACCAAAAGGGGGAGCCTATTTCCCGTGGCCAGGCAGGCCGGGACGCAGGCGGCACCCGTGCAACAAGGTGGTGGACCCATGCAGGACGGAGCGGATGTGAAAGAGTCCCTGTCGGCGACCATGGCCCAACCTGACGCGACAACGACCCCAAACCGGTACGACGCCATGGAGTGGGCCGGCGCCTTCGGCGACATCGGCACGCTCATCCCCTTTGTGGTGGCCTACATCACCATCCTCGGCATCGATCCGTTGGGGCTCCTTTTCATGTTCGGCGTGTCCAAGATCGCGGCCGGACTGTTTTACAAGACCCCGATCCCCATCCAGCCCATGAAGGCCATCGGCGCGGCGGCCGTGGCCGGCGGCATCACGCCGGCCGCCCTTTTCGCCTCGGGCCTGACCACGGGTCTCTTCTGGCTCCTGATCGGGCTTACCGGCACCATCAACGTGGTGGCCAAGCTGGCGACCAAGCCCGTGGTGCGCGGCATTATGCTCGGGCTCGGCATGACGTTCGTGGTCGAGGGCATCCACCGCATGGTCGGTTCTCCGGTCCTGGCCGGCATCGCGCTCACGACGACCTTCGTGCTTCTCTCCAACCCGAAGATCCCGGCCATGTTCGTGCTCCTGCTCCTTGGCGTCGTGGCCGCGGCCATCGGCAATCCGGCGCTCCTGACCGAACTGGCCCAGATCAACGTCGGCTTTCGCCTGCCGGAATTCGGCCTGCACCAGATCAAGTGGGACGACGTCGTGACCGGCACGCTTCTTTTCACCCTGCCCCAGATTCCGCTGACGCTGGGGAATGCGGTGGTGGCCATTGCCGCGGAAAATAACGACCTCTTTCCGGACCGCCCGGTCACCGAAAAGACCATGTGCATCAGCCAGGGGATCATGAACCTCATTTCCCCGTTTTTCGGCGGCGTGCCCATGTGCCACGGCGCCGGCGGCATGGCCGGCCACGTCCGGTTCGGGGCCCGGACCGGCGGATCGCTGGTCATCCTCGGCACCATAGTCATCGTGATCGCGCTTTTTTTCAGCCAGTCCGTGGCCGTCATCTTCAAGATGTTTCCCCCGGCCGTGCTCGGGGTGATCCTTTTTCTGGCCGGGGCCGAGCTTGCCGTCACGGTGCGGGACATCGGCACGAAGAAGTCCGACTTCTACGTCATGGTGGTGGTGGCCGGCTTTGCCATGTGGCACATGGGCGTGGCCTTCCTGGTCGGCGTCCTCCTGGACAACGCCTTGCGCCGGGAGTGGATCCGGATCTAGCCGCCAACCGTTCCGCCTCTCCCTGCCGCCATCTGGCCTCGCGCCGATGGCGGCATTCTTTTCTTGCCAGGAACGCTTGTTGTGCATATTTTTCTTTTTGACCAAATAACAAAGTTGAGTGAAGGAGGCTCCCATGCGCTTTCTGGCCCAATTGTTTCCGGAGTTCGCGGCCAAGCTCGACGAGATGGACGCGCTCTACGCCGAGAAGCGGCTCATCGACGAAAAGACCTACCAGTTCATCTGCTTCGCGGTCTCGGTCAAGGCCCGGTCCAAGCCCTGCGTGCTCAAGCATTTCAAGGGGGCCCTCGACGCCGGGGCGAGCCTGCAGGAACTGGCCTACATCCTGGCCCTGGTCATGCGCGAGGCGGCCGGCGCCGACGATTGCTGGACCCACGACGTCCTGGGGGATGTGGCCGACATCATGGCCGGCAGGATCGATTGCGGCTGCAAGAAATAGCAGCCCGGGAGGGTTCGATGATGCTCATTCAGGTGCTCGGCACGGGCTGCGCCAAGTGCAACGAACTGGAAAAGCTGGTCAAGGCGGTTGTGGCCGAAACAGGCAGCGACGCCACGGTGGAGAAGGTCACGGATCTCAAGCAAATCGCCATGATGGGCGTTTTCACCACCCCGGCCCTGGTCATTGACGGGGTCATCAAGGCTGCGGGCGGCCTGCCGGCTGAAAAGGACATCCGGGCCTGGATCGCCTAGCCCCGGCAAAGGCGCCGCCTCTCCGAAAAAAGGGCGGATCGCACATCCGCCCTTTTGCATGGTCCCCCGGACTCTTCATGCCGCGCCGGGAAGAACATCCTTCCCGGGCGCCGAAGGCTTTTCTCTTTTATTCCACGCCCAATAGCGCCTGGGCGAAGTCCTGGCCGTCAAAGGGGCGCAGGTCTTCCATCTTTTCGCCGAGTCCGACGTAGGTGATGGGGATGCCGAACGACAGGGCGATGCCGACCACCACGCCGCCCTTGGCCGTGCCGTCGAGCTTGGTCAGAATGATCTCGTCGACCCCGGCCGCCTCGTTGAAGAGCCTGGTCTGGGACAGGGCGTTCTGGCCGGTGGTGGCGTCCAGGACGAGGACCGAGCGGTGGGGGGCCCCGGGGTGTTTTTTGCCCAGAACCCGGCGGATTTTTTTGAGCTCTTCCATCAGGTTGGCCTTGGTGTGCAACCGGCCGGCGGTGTCGAGGTAGAGGACGTCGACGCCCTCGGCCAGGGCCCGGTCCATGGCCTCGAAGGCCACGGCCGCCGGATCGGAGCCTTCGCCCTTGGTGTAGAAGCCGGCGCCCACGCGCTTGGCCCAGATCTGCATCTGCTCGATGGCGGCGGCCCGGAAGGTGTCGCCGGCGGCGATGAGTACCTTTTTGCCCTGCATGATGTCGCGGTGGGCCAGCTTGGCAATGGTGGTGGTCTTGCCGACGCCGTTGACCCCGATCATCATGATCACTTCCGGCGGATTGAAGGCCCGGATGGTCTTGGGGGTGCGGAAGATTTCGGAGAGTTCATGACGCAGGATTTCCTTGAACACGGCCGGATC encodes:
- the ileS gene encoding isoleucine--tRNA ligase — translated: MSSDYKKTLKLPQTSFPMKANLKEKEPETLKFWAENDVYRRMLADRESAPRYVLHDGPPYANGHLHMGHALNKILKDIIVKSRHLAGNQAPYVPGWDCHGLPIEHKVSQELKAKGKENLPAVTVRRLCRDYATKFVDIQRKEFKRLGVFGDWDDPYLTMRPSYEAATALALCDFVERGSVYRGKKPIHWCLSCKTALAEAEVEYADETSPSVFVRFPLPDPKLKDIFPMADPVRAYAAIWTTTPWTLPDNMAVALHPEFDYALVSAGGSQYVLARELLESVRELFGWQDAAILAEAKGAALEGLVARHPFYDRPSPMVVADYVTLDAGTGLVHTAPGHGREDYETGLRYELEVLSPLDDSGRFLDVVPYFAGLTVWEANPKVIEKLEETGTLLARRKIKHSYPHCWRCKEPVIFRATTQWFISMEAGNLRGKALDAIENGVEWIPAWGKERIHNMIAGRPDWCISRQRTWGVPILALLCESCDTAYNDAAWMRSVASKFADHERGCDWWFESDLAELVPAGLTCPQCGGTHFRKETDILDVWFDSGTSFAAVLEKRPELKFPADLYLEGSDQHRGWFHSSLLAALGTRGVAPYRQVLTHGYVVDGDGRKMSKSLGNGMEPQEIIDKHGAEILRLWTSAVDYRDDIRISDEILARLVEAYRRIRNTCRFILGNLSDFDPAANDVAPADMLPLDRYALDTATREHGRMAEAYQAYEFHKVFHGLHNLCVTDLSAFYLDILKDRLYVSATDSLERRSAQSALWRILLLLLRDMAPILSFTAEEVFRHTPASQRGSGSTVFSLPDADQTDWRLDAATREKLDLVAALRGEATRAIEPWRKAGQVGHSLETALVLYLPEAVLAAVSSLGMDLREVFIVSKVTLAPADAAPADAVACEGIAGAAIGVAKAPGAKCGRCWNYSEEMGQMPEYPDLCPRCAAVMATEAR
- the carB gene encoding carbamoyl-phosphate synthase large subunit, coding for MPKRTDIKKIMIIGSGPIVIGQACEFDYSGSQAAKALKEEGYEVVLVNSNPATIMTDPGLADRTYIEPIEPGTVARIIAREKPDAILPTLGGQTGLNTAVALAESGVLAAHGVELIGASLDVIKKAESRDLFRKAMENIGLKVPKSGICHTMDDVREWGRKIAFPIIVRPAFTLGGTGGGVAYNMEDLEKISSVGLAASMKSEIMLEQSVLGWKEFELEVMRDRADNCVIICSIENIDPMGVHTGDSATVAPIQTLTDDEYQKMRNASIAIMREIGVETGGSNVQFAVNPADGEMVIIEMNPRVSRSSALASKATGFPIAKIAAKLAVGYTLDEIPNDITRETMASFEPTIDYCVVKIPRFTFEKFPGSEDYLTTAMKSVGEAMSIGRNFKEALQKGLRSLEIGVSGLGPDTEACDPDREQLLADMRKPNSKRLFQIRQAMRCGVSLEELFDATWVDPWFLRQIKEIVDMETELAAFPKEQVAAGNAKCRELLIAAKKNGFSDPQIAALFRLPSHLDARKLRQDMGINPTYYLVDTCAGEFEAYTPYYYSTYETGREVAPKPARKVVILGGGPNRIGQGIEFDYCCCHASYALREMGVESIMVNSNPETVSTDYDTSDRLYFEPLTFEDVLNILESEKPEGVIVQFGGQTPLNLAVPLLKAGVRILGTSPDSIDRAEDRERFQAMLHKLGLRQPANGTAFAVEEACEIADKIGYPVVVRPSYVLGGRAMEIVYDRKDLENYFKYAVVASGKHPILVDKFLVNAIEVDVDAVSDGTDTYVAGVMEHIEEAGIHSGDSACVLPPHSLSPELIREIERQTVALAEELGVIGLMNIQFAVKDGDIYILEVNPRASRTSPFVSKATGVPLAKLATNVIMGKKLKDLNPWAERKSGYYAVKESVFPFNRFPGVDVLLGPEMRSTGEVMGIDASVGLAFMKSQLGAGQNLPLSGTVFISVADGAKDDVLPAAQILSEVGFRIMATKGTAAYLEGKGIAVTTVMKVFEGRPHVVDHMKNREIDLVINLVGDKRTVRDSMALRQTALLYGIPYTTTAAGAKAMAQAIREMGGKGLTVKSLQEYYGAN
- the purF gene encoding amidophosphoribosyltransferase, with protein sequence MKKEYCGLFGIYGHPEAARMAYFGLYALQHRGQESAGIVTWDGTRIREQRGMGLVADVFSERHLGKELKGTVAVGHIRYSTTGASLLRNCQPFLVRFGDYHMAIAHNGNLVNTMELREELEATGSIFQTTIDSEVFVHLIAKYLNGNSLEEAVIKACNKVKGAYSILLLANDKIIAVRDPHGIRPLMLGRLGDAYVLASETCAFDLMEAEAIRSVAPGEMLVIQDRRLQSYRISDPQPARQCIFELVYFARPDSEVFGEVVYERRKQMGSILANEAPVDADYVMPFPDSGFYAAIGYSQASGLPFEMSMVRNHYVGRTFIQPSQDMRDFSVRVKLNPVKSMIKGKRILIVEDSIVRGTTIRTRVKRLRELGAREIHMRVSCPPIRFPCFYGIDFSSKGELIAAHQSVDEIARFIGLDSLHYLSLEGLLEAVRGNVGEPQYCMACFDGNYIIPPCAEGLKTCLDDASLALSW
- a CDS encoding ArsR/SmtB family transcription factor — encoded protein: MQQTSLDVNRRAKVFKALGHPSRLLMVEALGEGEKCVCELQELVGSDMSTVSKHLGVLREAGLVQDDRRGTNIYYSLRMRCVTSFLGCVQRFFDQQLEDQFLHLEDLRKQARS
- a CDS encoding putative sulfate/molybdate transporter gives rise to the protein MQDGADVKESLSATMAQPDATTTPNRYDAMEWAGAFGDIGTLIPFVVAYITILGIDPLGLLFMFGVSKIAAGLFYKTPIPIQPMKAIGAAAVAGGITPAALFASGLTTGLFWLLIGLTGTINVVAKLATKPVVRGIMLGLGMTFVVEGIHRMVGSPVLAGIALTTTFVLLSNPKIPAMFVLLLLGVVAAAIGNPALLTELAQINVGFRLPEFGLHQIKWDDVVTGTLLFTLPQIPLTLGNAVVAIAAENNDLFPDRPVTEKTMCISQGIMNLISPFFGGVPMCHGAGGMAGHVRFGARTGGSLVILGTIVIVIALFFSQSVAVIFKMFPPAVLGVILFLAGAELAVTVRDIGTKKSDFYVMVVVAGFAMWHMGVAFLVGVLLDNALRREWIRI
- a CDS encoding carboxymuconolactone decarboxylase family protein, with amino-acid sequence MRFLAQLFPEFAAKLDEMDALYAEKRLIDEKTYQFICFAVSVKARSKPCVLKHFKGALDAGASLQELAYILALVMREAAGADDCWTHDVLGDVADIMAGRIDCGCKK
- a CDS encoding thioredoxin family protein encodes the protein MLIQVLGTGCAKCNELEKLVKAVVAETGSDATVEKVTDLKQIAMMGVFTTPALVIDGVIKAAGGLPAEKDIRAWIA
- the ftsY gene encoding signal recognition particle-docking protein FtsY, which translates into the protein METPATPPAPEPGPVRPEPESTPASTARPAPAASAGPVPTPPSPVAPAAPEPKTAPAVQSPAKAPWRNALTLELRQAEPRLSIWLDILLADVETPGPVLWERLRFLFESLEAPAAEADAFVAKFADWLALMEYDEVELFRSELQYRLALALDLEDEEDERNRLFLKLSEGLAKTKEQIVKRIDGLLGSHAVIDEAFWEELEEILLMADVGFEPAAKLLGSLRAEVRRRGTTDPAVFKEILRHELSEIFRTPKTIRAFNPPEVIMMIGVNGVGKTTTIAKLAHRDIMQGKKVLIAAGDTFRAAAIEQMQIWAKRVGAGFYTKGEGSDPAAVAFEAMDRALAEGVDVLYLDTAGRLHTKANLMEELKKIRRVLGKKHPGAPHRSVLVLDATTGQNALSQTRLFNEAAGVDEIILTKLDGTAKGGVVVGIALSFGIPITYVGLGEKMEDLRPFDGQDFAQALLGVE